In one Janibacter cremeus genomic region, the following are encoded:
- a CDS encoding acyltransferase family protein, translated as MSHVAFWTGKSSEGVVGGLAARGELGVAVFFALSAFLLSAPFVRRALGRPARWSPGTYLVRRAARIMPAYLLALAGVVTAAALLGGAAADVLDVPTVLVHLVIGQGWTGRTFPSFTQTWSLTTEVTFYLLLPLVALLLARPTKGAAPTATARRLLVACGVVAVVGLLGQGFTGVLPDPDPAGVLGTSVAGHAAWFALGTAVTVVIEAEQAGHPLTRHPAVEFLRTSPGTLLVLAGVLWLVASTDVAGPRGLEPASGAESVAAEALYGLVAGCLLLAATTRGLTELLTDSPLAGPARWLGDTSYAVFLWHVLVLQVSFALLDLQLFAAPFVLTLVLTTVLSLGLAHLSWSLVERPVLALAHRRRHAPVPQPAPRA; from the coding sequence CTGTCCCACGTCGCCTTCTGGACGGGGAAGAGCAGCGAGGGCGTCGTCGGCGGGCTCGCCGCCCGGGGTGAGCTCGGGGTCGCGGTCTTCTTCGCCCTGTCGGCCTTCCTGCTGTCCGCCCCCTTCGTCCGGCGGGCGCTGGGACGACCCGCCCGGTGGTCGCCCGGCACCTACCTCGTCCGCCGAGCGGCCCGGATCATGCCGGCCTACCTGCTCGCCCTGGCCGGTGTCGTCACCGCGGCCGCGCTGCTCGGTGGGGCCGCGGCGGACGTGCTCGACGTCCCGACCGTGCTCGTCCACCTCGTCATCGGCCAGGGGTGGACGGGCCGCACCTTCCCGTCGTTCACCCAGACGTGGAGCCTGACGACCGAGGTCACCTTCTACCTGCTCCTCCCCCTCGTCGCCCTCCTGCTGGCCCGTCCGACGAAGGGAGCCGCGCCCACCGCGACGGCCCGGCGCCTGCTCGTGGCCTGCGGTGTCGTCGCCGTCGTGGGGCTGCTCGGCCAGGGCTTCACCGGTGTGCTGCCCGACCCCGACCCCGCAGGGGTCCTGGGCACCTCGGTGGCCGGGCACGCCGCGTGGTTCGCCCTCGGGACCGCCGTCACGGTCGTCATCGAGGCCGAGCAGGCGGGCCACCCCCTCACCCGGCACCCCGCCGTGGAGTTCCTGCGCACGAGTCCCGGGACCCTGCTCGTCCTCGCCGGTGTGCTCTGGCTGGTCGCGTCCACGGACGTGGCCGGGCCCCGGGGGCTGGAGCCGGCGAGCGGTGCCGAGTCGGTCGCGGCCGAGGCCCTCTACGGGCTCGTCGCCGGGTGCCTGCTGCTCGCGGCGACGACCCGCGGCCTGACGGAGCTGCTCACCGACTCACCGCTCGCCGGGCCGGCCCGGTGGCTCGGCGACACCTCCTACGCCGTCTTCCTCTGGCACGTCCTCGTGCTCCAGGTCAGCTTCGCGCTGCTGGACCTGCAGCTCTTCGCCGCCCCCTTCGTCCTCACCCTGGTGCTGACCACGGTCCTCAGTCTGGGTCTGGCGCACCTGTCGTGGAGCCTCGTGGAGCGCCCGGTGCTGGCCCTGGCCCATCGACGCCGGCACGCACCAGTGCCGCAGCCAGCACCCCGAGCGTGA
- a CDS encoding glycosyltransferase family 4 protein, with the protein MTTSRTSPKTPLRVLYLSWRDRENPEAGGAETFTERTSEVLTRQGHEVTIFTASYPGASPRTRHGDVQVVRRGSKFSVYLHGMWHLLRHGRDYDIVLDVQNGVPFWSPLVSRAPVINIVHHVHREQWGVVFNESVARLGWLLESKVAPWVYRRNRYVTVSKSTRDELAGLGVDPGRVDLVYSGNDRPEDLDRFAAMERTETPSILFLGRLVPHKHVEQAVDILASRAATHPTLELHVVGGGYWEAEIAKHAQERGVAERVHLHGFVDEPVKHELLARAWAVVMPSHKEGWGLTIVEAGLHGTPAVAYSFAGGPSESIVHGRTGLLADSVEQFEEHVIDLIDDPVLRRTLGRTARLYASSFDWGRTGRRLESVIASVVGHADRYRDDVIDLDALIATRPPEAAADGAHEEELEAIAS; encoded by the coding sequence ATGACGACGAGCAGGACCTCGCCGAAGACCCCCCTTCGGGTGCTGTACCTGTCCTGGCGCGACCGCGAGAACCCGGAAGCGGGCGGGGCCGAGACCTTCACCGAGCGGACCTCCGAGGTCCTTACCCGGCAGGGCCACGAGGTGACGATCTTCACCGCCTCCTACCCCGGTGCCAGCCCACGCACCCGGCACGGTGACGTGCAGGTCGTCCGCCGCGGCTCGAAGTTCAGCGTCTACCTGCACGGGATGTGGCACCTCCTGCGGCACGGCCGCGACTACGACATCGTGCTCGACGTGCAGAACGGCGTGCCCTTCTGGTCACCGCTGGTGTCGAGGGCCCCGGTCATCAACATCGTCCACCACGTCCACCGGGAGCAGTGGGGTGTCGTGTTCAACGAGTCCGTGGCGCGCCTGGGGTGGCTCCTGGAGTCGAAGGTCGCCCCCTGGGTCTACCGCAGGAACCGGTACGTGACGGTCTCCAAGTCGACCCGTGACGAGCTCGCGGGCCTGGGCGTCGACCCCGGCCGGGTCGACCTGGTCTACTCGGGCAACGACCGACCGGAGGACCTGGACCGCTTCGCGGCCATGGAGCGCACCGAGACCCCTTCGATCCTCTTCCTGGGTCGCCTCGTGCCGCACAAGCACGTCGAGCAGGCCGTCGACATCCTCGCCTCACGGGCGGCGACCCACCCCACTCTCGAGCTGCACGTCGTCGGTGGCGGCTACTGGGAGGCGGAGATCGCCAAGCACGCCCAGGAGCGTGGTGTGGCCGAGCGCGTCCACCTCCACGGCTTCGTCGACGAGCCGGTCAAGCACGAGCTGCTGGCCCGCGCGTGGGCCGTCGTCATGCCCTCGCACAAGGAGGGGTGGGGCCTGACGATCGTCGAGGCCGGCCTGCACGGCACCCCGGCCGTCGCCTACTCCTTCGCCGGCGGGCCGAGCGAGTCCATCGTGCACGGCCGCACCGGTCTGCTGGCCGACTCGGTCGAGCAGTTCGAGGAGCACGTGATCGACCTCATCGACGACCCCGTGCTCCGGCGCACCCTGGGCCGCACCGCCCGCCTCTACGCCAGCTCCTTCGACTGGGGCCGCACCGGACGACGTCTGGAGTCGGTGATCGCGTCCGTCGTCGGCCACGCCGACCGGTACCGCGACGACGTCATCGACCTCGACGCCCTCATCGCCACCCGTCCGCCCGAGGCCGCCGCCGACGGCGCCCACGAGGAGGAGCTGGAGGCCATCGCGTCCTGA
- a CDS encoding glycosyltransferase: protein MSVADDVRRMLWVSLPDQRARRELYWMSRMPGTQVRAMARQEPVGDVDWIPSTYRRPIKRFVEAGALAWVRGLDEQDPGEYDWVASLELCSLVTGQASGWRRKARAAGSPRPLQAVITWENLPDQPLYTIPPYRQALNSCRDADLLLCMVDAARDHLLANGFDEELIRVVKPGVDTQLFHPAPTPTEEPVVVFASPLAENKGIDRVLEAMRIVRRSIPEARLRVAGRGPLEHLVRAEADDPRSGVELMGSLDTGGVAELMRSAAVFTTAPRPTWKWTEQLGLAYLEALASGLPIVTTRCGTNDEAVHPPNHLVEDSAEALAEGLLHHLSDPARRVAVGAANRRHAVAHHDLATQCVAMGEAFSEVEALHRSR, encoded by the coding sequence ATGAGCGTGGCGGACGACGTCCGGCGCATGCTCTGGGTCTCGCTGCCCGACCAGCGGGCCCGGCGCGAGCTGTACTGGATGTCGCGCATGCCCGGCACGCAGGTACGGGCCATGGCCCGGCAGGAGCCCGTGGGGGACGTCGACTGGATCCCCAGCACCTACCGCCGTCCGATCAAGCGCTTCGTCGAGGCGGGGGCGCTCGCCTGGGTCCGGGGCCTGGACGAGCAGGACCCGGGGGAGTACGACTGGGTGGCCTCGCTCGAGCTCTGCTCACTCGTCACGGGGCAGGCCTCGGGGTGGCGCCGCAAGGCGCGTGCCGCCGGCTCGCCGCGTCCGCTGCAGGCCGTGATCACGTGGGAGAACCTCCCCGACCAGCCCCTGTACACGATCCCGCCCTACCGGCAGGCGCTGAACTCCTGCCGTGACGCCGATCTGCTCCTGTGCATGGTCGACGCGGCGCGGGACCACCTGCTGGCCAACGGCTTCGACGAGGAGCTGATCCGGGTCGTCAAACCCGGTGTCGACACGCAGCTGTTCCACCCGGCGCCGACGCCGACGGAGGAGCCGGTCGTCGTCTTCGCGTCGCCCCTGGCGGAGAACAAGGGCATCGACCGCGTCCTGGAGGCCATGCGGATCGTGCGTCGCTCGATCCCGGAGGCGCGGTTGCGGGTCGCCGGGAGGGGGCCGCTGGAGCACCTCGTGCGGGCCGAGGCGGACGACCCGCGCAGCGGGGTCGAGCTCATGGGGTCGCTCGACACCGGTGGGGTCGCCGAGCTGATGCGCTCCGCGGCCGTCTTCACGACGGCGCCACGCCCGACGTGGAAGTGGACCGAGCAGCTGGGCCTGGCCTACCTCGAGGCCCTCGCCAGCGGGCTGCCGATCGTCACGACCCGGTGCGGCACGAACGACGAGGCGGTCCACCCGCCGAACCATCTCGTGGAGGACTCGGCGGAGGCCCTGGCCGAGGGGCTCCTCCACCACCTGTCCGACCCGGCGCGGCGGGTCGCGGTCGGGGCGGCCAACCGACGTCATGCCGTGGCGCACCACGACCTGGCGACCCAGTGCGTGGCGATGGGGGAGGCCTTCAGCGAGGTCGAGGCACTGCACCGGTCCCGCTGA
- a CDS encoding GHMP kinase gives MTVRPVLRARAPLRVSFAGGGSDVAPFPEREGGAVLSATIGSYAYATLRPRDDGHITVESHDYGTSIGYDVGAPLELDGELDLPKAAIARIMTLEGAMASDGFDLFLHTNAPPGSGLGSSSAVMVAVIDLVGRHCGLDLGPYEIAELAYRLEREDLAIPGGSQDQYAAAFGGFNFMEFRTDGQVVVNPLRVRPDTVHELEHNMLLAYTGRTRVSDHIIEDQVARYETGNVDAVAGLRAQRDLADAMRVALLRGRVDEVGHLLGEAWREKQRMSSRITTPLITRAVDRAMHSGALGGKVTGAGGGGHLIFICEFERRHVVADALIDLGLSVSEFTFTKQGVTTWKGRQ, from the coding sequence ATGACCGTGCGCCCGGTTCTGCGTGCCCGTGCGCCCCTACGGGTCAGCTTCGCCGGCGGCGGCTCCGACGTGGCCCCCTTCCCGGAGCGCGAAGGGGGCGCGGTCCTCAGCGCGACGATCGGCAGCTACGCCTACGCGACCCTGCGTCCGCGCGATGACGGGCACATCACCGTCGAGTCGCACGACTACGGCACATCGATCGGCTACGACGTCGGCGCACCGCTCGAGCTCGACGGCGAGCTGGACCTGCCCAAGGCGGCGATCGCGAGGATCATGACGCTCGAGGGGGCGATGGCCTCCGACGGCTTCGACCTCTTCCTGCACACCAACGCCCCGCCCGGCTCGGGCCTGGGCAGCTCGAGTGCCGTGATGGTGGCCGTCATCGACCTCGTCGGCCGCCACTGCGGCCTCGACCTGGGTCCGTACGAGATCGCGGAGCTCGCCTACCGACTCGAGCGCGAGGACCTCGCGATCCCCGGTGGCTCCCAGGACCAGTACGCCGCCGCCTTCGGCGGCTTCAACTTCATGGAGTTCCGCACCGACGGCCAGGTCGTCGTCAACCCCCTGCGCGTCCGCCCCGACACCGTGCACGAGCTCGAGCACAACATGCTCCTCGCGTACACCGGGCGCACCCGCGTCAGCGACCACATCATCGAGGACCAGGTCGCCCGCTACGAGACCGGCAACGTCGACGCCGTCGCCGGGCTGCGGGCGCAGCGCGACCTCGCCGACGCGATGCGCGTCGCGCTCCTGAGGGGGCGGGTCGACGAGGTCGGCCACCTGCTCGGCGAGGCGTGGCGCGAGAAGCAGCGGATGTCCTCGCGCATCACCACCCCGCTCATCACCCGGGCCGTCGACCGTGCCATGCACAGCGGCGCGCTCGGGGGCAAGGTCACGGGAGCCGGGGGTGGCGGCCACCTGATCTTCATCTGCGAGTTCGAGCGGCGCCACGTCGTCGCCGACGCCCTGATCGACCTGGGCCTGTCGGTCTCGGAGTTCACCTTCACCAAGCAGGGCGTCACCACGTGGAAGGGCAGGCAATGA
- a CDS encoding alpha-(1->3)-arabinofuranosyltransferase domain-containing protein, with product MTAPQDPGSPTDAGGAVEEVRRRVQRLAATVLVGVLPWLIAPGRLQPDTKTDLVVAPSRYLQRALWAWNDHTGIGELQNQAYGYLWPMGTLFLAGDAVGLSGWVTQRLWWTLLLVVAFVGAERLARRVAGLPTVPALVTGAVFALSPRVLTVLAEISVEVWPYALAPWLVLAADRMVGLGSGVVGRRGGAAATGLLTACLGGVNATVSLVALVPAAAWVVLAPAGRQRGRALPWWLLGSGLGALWWLGPLVVLGRYSYPFLDHIEVAATTTAVASVTNVLRGTEHWIAFILTAGDHPTWQSGWVLAQSVTAIIATTVLAGLGLAGLVRRRSEPVTTEDEGGSVHLTRWALVLVLLGAVTMTMGRTGAASGILAEPVQNLLDGPLAPFRNVHKADLLVRLPVAVGVGLLSHWATRVDRGAGPVVRQAVVVTTVLALVGALSPVWQGRVGDAWAPGGIPATWSQTAARVDALAEEDGGTTLVLPGARTADFTWGRVTDEPLRALASSPVLVRAAAPLGHPGATRVLDHVDALAATGRSQPQLAAGLRRMGISRVVVRGGLRADLATVDPRQVAATLEASPGLTRTWSHGEGSEEISIWRLEEPVSPATAVPIDTVVTAAASPDGWFSLVAAGLLDPESVMRQPTADRPAEVRTDTLRWQALNSGRPPAGGSGPTLTAADARPALVGSRALTGPATHGEDATRGWTTRFWTGLSGIATSSSAASPFAPAPGSAGEGAPALVDGDPETAWVSGDGAATQRVTLHLDESASPHEVLVHEAWGGDLGRLVSVTVDGEEGTRPEDSMTWRVPLDGTERDEVTIELSTQPEDDDGDARPVGVREIELGGGPELGTGLELPGGSGPVLLTRDPRAGADLTAGEDPSSLVRRVGQLPRTQISATVRIRPGAAGQDLVAAPWRLHGSTLPDAFASSSDLEHWPVAALDGDPDTRWTPASGVADPVLAIDLGSEQEVGTIRLDRAVGRVTVATDSERHVLPGGTTLTIPRQRTRHLALTFSRPPGLAAWSAPEVSVPGTDGPQEQVRLDCSQAGAVGREDGRIGLSLSAPRQSLIAGEAVPATACGDLPAGDGTVTAVAVPGLVAERVALVPRDWTTPEVTGARTVDSDREHAGSWTLDVGPGERSLLVLTQGANEGWRATADGERLRATTVDGWRQAFVLPEGPATTVSVEFTPNGTHRSALAVGALATVLLLLWGAVELVLHRRGRSVPALPRATPTTPTARPVGPAGPGRGPIVLGVLTAAAVGVIVAGPLGVLTAVVGALVPVRFRAIAVALVLAGAGVGLSVLGVAERQSTGAWVAQALGALTLGVLAAALVRAGVDGPGPAPGAPRGSTTGAPDPD from the coding sequence ATGACCGCGCCGCAGGACCCCGGGTCGCCGACGGACGCCGGGGGAGCCGTCGAGGAGGTCCGGCGGCGGGTGCAGCGGCTCGCGGCGACGGTGCTCGTGGGCGTCCTGCCGTGGCTCATCGCCCCCGGCCGCCTCCAGCCGGACACCAAGACCGACCTCGTGGTCGCGCCCTCCAGGTACCTGCAGCGTGCCCTGTGGGCGTGGAACGACCACACCGGCATCGGCGAGCTGCAGAACCAGGCCTACGGCTACCTCTGGCCGATGGGCACCCTCTTCCTCGCCGGCGACGCGGTCGGGCTGTCGGGCTGGGTCACCCAGAGGCTCTGGTGGACCCTCCTCCTCGTCGTCGCCTTCGTGGGCGCGGAGAGGCTCGCCCGTCGCGTGGCCGGCCTGCCGACGGTGCCCGCACTGGTCACCGGCGCCGTCTTCGCCCTGTCACCGCGGGTCCTCACGGTCCTGGCCGAGATCTCCGTCGAGGTGTGGCCGTACGCGCTGGCGCCCTGGCTGGTGCTCGCCGCCGACCGGATGGTCGGCCTCGGGAGCGGGGTGGTGGGCCGCCGTGGCGGCGCCGCGGCCACCGGCCTCCTCACGGCCTGCCTCGGTGGGGTCAACGCCACGGTCTCCCTCGTCGCCCTCGTGCCGGCGGCGGCGTGGGTCGTGCTCGCGCCGGCCGGCAGGCAGAGGGGGCGGGCCCTGCCGTGGTGGCTGCTCGGGAGCGGCCTGGGTGCCCTGTGGTGGCTCGGGCCGCTGGTCGTCCTCGGGCGCTACTCCTACCCCTTCCTCGACCACATCGAGGTGGCCGCCACGACCACGGCCGTGGCGTCGGTGACCAACGTGCTGCGGGGGACCGAGCACTGGATCGCCTTCATCCTCACCGCGGGGGACCACCCGACGTGGCAGAGCGGGTGGGTGCTCGCGCAGTCGGTGACCGCGATCATCGCGACGACGGTGCTCGCGGGGCTCGGGCTCGCCGGACTCGTGCGGCGGCGGTCCGAGCCGGTCACGACCGAGGACGAAGGGGGCTCGGTCCACCTCACGCGGTGGGCCCTCGTGCTGGTCCTCCTGGGCGCGGTCACCATGACGATGGGCCGGACGGGCGCCGCCTCGGGGATCCTCGCCGAGCCGGTCCAGAACCTTCTGGACGGGCCGCTCGCCCCCTTCCGCAACGTCCACAAGGCCGACCTGCTCGTGCGGCTGCCGGTCGCCGTCGGCGTCGGTCTGCTGAGCCACTGGGCGACCCGGGTCGACCGGGGGGCCGGGCCCGTCGTCCGGCAGGCCGTCGTGGTCACCACCGTCCTGGCCCTCGTCGGGGCGCTGTCGCCGGTGTGGCAGGGGCGGGTCGGTGACGCCTGGGCGCCGGGTGGCATCCCCGCGACCTGGTCGCAGACCGCCGCGCGGGTGGATGCCCTGGCCGAGGAGGACGGAGGGACGACCCTGGTCCTGCCCGGAGCGCGCACGGCCGACTTCACCTGGGGCCGCGTCACCGACGAGCCGCTGCGCGCCCTGGCGTCCTCGCCGGTCCTCGTCCGGGCCGCCGCACCGCTGGGGCACCCGGGGGCCACCCGCGTGCTCGACCACGTGGACGCGCTCGCGGCCACCGGGCGCAGCCAGCCGCAGCTGGCCGCGGGCCTGCGCCGGATGGGGATCTCGCGCGTCGTCGTGCGCGGAGGGCTGAGGGCGGACCTCGCGACCGTGGACCCGCGACAGGTGGCCGCCACCCTCGAGGCGTCCCCGGGGCTCACGCGCACGTGGTCCCACGGGGAGGGCAGCGAGGAGATCAGCATCTGGCGGCTCGAGGAGCCGGTGTCACCGGCGACCGCGGTCCCGATCGACACCGTGGTCACGGCGGCGGCATCGCCCGATGGGTGGTTCTCCCTCGTCGCGGCGGGCCTCCTCGACCCCGAGTCGGTGATGCGGCAACCCACCGCGGACCGGCCGGCCGAGGTGCGCACCGACACCCTTCGCTGGCAGGCGCTCAACTCCGGCCGCCCACCGGCCGGTGGCAGCGGTCCGACCCTGACCGCCGCGGACGCCCGGCCCGCGCTCGTGGGCAGCCGGGCGCTCACCGGTCCCGCGACGCACGGAGAGGACGCGACCCGGGGGTGGACGACCCGCTTCTGGACCGGCCTGTCCGGGATCGCCACCAGCTCGAGTGCCGCATCCCCCTTCGCCCCCGCCCCGGGGAGTGCGGGGGAGGGCGCCCCGGCGCTCGTCGACGGTGACCCGGAGACCGCCTGGGTCAGTGGTGACGGCGCCGCGACGCAGCGGGTCACCCTCCACCTCGACGAATCCGCCTCCCCGCACGAGGTGCTCGTCCACGAGGCGTGGGGCGGCGACCTCGGACGCCTCGTCTCGGTCACCGTCGACGGTGAGGAGGGGACCCGCCCGGAGGACTCGATGACCTGGCGCGTCCCCCTCGACGGCACCGAGCGCGACGAGGTCACGATCGAGCTGAGCACGCAGCCGGAGGATGACGATGGCGACGCCCGCCCGGTGGGCGTGCGTGAGATCGAGCTCGGCGGCGGGCCGGAGCTCGGCACGGGTCTCGAGCTGCCCGGGGGCAGCGGCCCGGTCCTGCTCACCCGGGACCCGCGGGCCGGCGCCGACCTCACCGCGGGGGAGGACCCGAGCAGCCTCGTGCGGCGTGTCGGGCAGCTCCCGAGGACGCAGATCTCGGCCACCGTGCGCATCCGGCCCGGTGCGGCCGGGCAGGACCTGGTCGCTGCACCGTGGCGGTTGCACGGCAGCACCCTTCCGGACGCCTTCGCCTCGTCCTCGGACCTCGAGCACTGGCCCGTGGCCGCTCTCGACGGCGACCCGGACACCCGGTGGACCCCCGCGTCCGGGGTGGCCGACCCCGTCCTGGCCATCGACCTGGGATCCGAGCAGGAGGTCGGGACCATCCGCCTCGACCGGGCCGTCGGGCGGGTCACCGTGGCGACGGACTCCGAGCGCCACGTGCTGCCCGGCGGGACCACGCTGACGATCCCGAGGCAGCGGACGCGGCACCTCGCCCTGACCTTCTCCCGGCCTCCCGGGTTGGCCGCGTGGTCGGCACCGGAGGTGAGCGTGCCGGGGACCGACGGACCGCAGGAGCAGGTCCGGTTGGACTGCTCGCAGGCGGGCGCCGTCGGACGGGAGGACGGTCGCATCGGCCTCTCCCTCAGCGCACCACGGCAGTCCCTCATCGCCGGCGAGGCCGTCCCTGCCACGGCCTGCGGTGACCTGCCTGCCGGCGACGGGACGGTCACGGCCGTCGCCGTCCCCGGACTCGTGGCCGAGCGGGTCGCCCTGGTCCCCCGGGACTGGACCACCCCCGAGGTCACCGGGGCGCGGACCGTGGACAGCGACCGCGAGCACGCCGGCAGCTGGACCCTCGACGTCGGGCCGGGGGAGCGTTCGCTGCTCGTGCTCACCCAGGGCGCCAACGAGGGCTGGCGGGCCACCGCCGACGGCGAGCGCCTGCGGGCGACCACCGTCGACGGGTGGCGGCAGGCGTTCGTCCTGCCCGAGGGGCCGGCGACGACGGTCAGCGTCGAGTTCACGCCGAACGGCACCCACCGATCTGCCCTGGCCGTCGGCGCCCTCGCGACCGTGCTCCTCCTGCTGTGGGGGGCCGTGGAGCTGGTCCTGCACCGGCGCGGGCGGTCCGTCCCCGCCCTCCCGCGGGCGACCCCGACGACCCCGACCGCGCGGCCGGTCGGGCCGGCGGGGCCCGGACGGGGTCCGATCGTGCTCGGTGTCCTGACCGCGGCGGCCGTCGGGGTCATCGTGGCCGGTCCCCTCGGCGTGCTCACGGCCGTGGTGGGGGCGCTCGTGCCCGTGCGGTTCCGGGCGATCGCGGTGGCGCTGGTGCTCGCCGGCGCCGGGGTGGGACTGTCCGTCCTCGGTGTCGCGGAGCGTCAGTCGACCGGGGCCTGGGTGGCGCAGGCCCTGGGGGCCCTCACGCTCGGGGTGCTGGCTGCGGCACTGGTGCGTGCCGGCGTCGATGGGCCAGGGCCAGCACCGGGCGCTCCACGAGGCTCCACGACAGGTGCGCCAGACCCAGACTGA
- a CDS encoding glycosyltransferase family 2 protein: MTVVVPTRDNLRTIEACLRSVTDQTHPHVELIVVDNHSSDGTRQIAEGIADRVITAGPERSAQRNTGVRAATSEWVLWLDSDMILPPRTIALALETAHATGATGIALPERTIGDGFWTACRALERECYLDDPWLHNPRLVRRDYLLGEGAFHPDMSGPEDADLRMKMRAAGAGIELAPIIIDHDEGRLTVADVMRKRYYYGRSIPAFAQEHDGAVTAQGRAVLMSYVRNHRRLLRRPGHAAGMVLLRVLEAGGYALGARRGRRDRVARAAR, from the coding sequence GTGACCGTCGTGGTCCCGACCCGCGACAACCTGCGGACGATCGAGGCGTGCCTGCGCTCTGTCACCGACCAGACGCACCCGCACGTCGAGCTGATCGTCGTGGACAACCACAGCAGTGACGGCACCCGGCAGATCGCCGAGGGCATCGCCGACCGGGTCATCACCGCCGGACCGGAACGATCGGCCCAGCGCAACACCGGCGTGCGGGCGGCGACGTCCGAGTGGGTGCTGTGGCTCGACAGCGACATGATCCTGCCGCCGAGGACGATCGCCCTGGCGCTGGAGACGGCGCACGCGACGGGTGCGACGGGGATCGCCCTGCCCGAGCGCACGATCGGTGACGGCTTCTGGACGGCCTGCCGCGCGCTGGAGCGGGAGTGCTATCTCGACGACCCGTGGCTGCACAACCCGAGGCTGGTGCGGCGTGACTACCTCCTCGGGGAGGGCGCCTTCCACCCGGACATGTCCGGGCCGGAGGACGCCGACCTGCGGATGAAGATGCGCGCGGCCGGCGCCGGCATCGAGCTGGCCCCGATCATCATCGACCACGACGAGGGCCGGCTCACGGTCGCCGACGTGATGCGCAAGCGGTACTACTACGGCCGCAGCATCCCTGCCTTCGCGCAGGAGCACGACGGTGCCGTGACGGCGCAGGGCCGGGCCGTCCTGATGTCGTACGTGCGCAACCACCGCCGCCTGCTGAGGCGTCCCGGCCACGCCGCGGGGATGGTCCTGCTGCGCGTCCTGGAGGCCGGCGGCTACGCCCTCGGTGCCCGCAGGGGCCGCCGTGACCGGGTCGCGCGGGCGGCGCGATGA
- a CDS encoding class I SAM-dependent methyltransferase, translating to MCGSLVLGEALRGGGVLDRCTRCGHLRRDLGRCPADHRDLAYGGEPTLDRIRLDLTHRELVRDGLPARVLEIGYGSGALLRRFLDDGAEVSGVDPDQLLVDVDPVVRARGDLRVGGIEDASALPGEQDLVYGVHVLEHVADPHRALAVSHDLLRPGGRVSFLTPAGDSTALERYGAAWWMLEDPTHVRFFTADSLARAAEAAGFVDIEVRRLLLDSLSVDAASVARALRPGPRPHGVLGSRAVVASAVASLPLVLAQRLVRPRTRPTLQLVARRQDGSGGHGGVPPMGDVPMTSPPAAHRGIRRSVRLFSSFLVEQTDPHRFYSELAADSIDLLREHTELRGRTVLDVGAGPSEFAQAFRQEGARYLPLDHDATVASVSEQGVVGDARQLPLADGSVDVVFSSNMWEHVPDPEAVADELLRVTRPGGIVFLSYTNWLSPWGGHETSPWHWLGGQRAIRRYERRHGHPPKNRVGETLHRVSVRQGLEWARSADADVLAARPRYLPDWCAPVLRLPGVREVVTWNLLLILRRR from the coding sequence ATGTGCGGCTCCTTGGTCCTCGGCGAGGCCCTCAGGGGTGGGGGCGTCCTCGACCGCTGCACCCGGTGCGGCCACCTCCGGCGCGATCTCGGGCGCTGCCCGGCCGATCACCGTGACCTGGCCTACGGGGGTGAGCCCACCCTCGACCGGATCCGTCTGGACCTGACCCACCGGGAGCTGGTGCGTGACGGCCTCCCGGCCCGTGTCCTCGAGATCGGGTACGGGTCGGGCGCCCTCCTGCGCCGCTTCCTCGACGACGGCGCCGAGGTCTCCGGCGTCGACCCGGACCAGCTGCTCGTCGACGTGGACCCGGTGGTGCGGGCCCGGGGTGACCTGCGCGTGGGCGGGATCGAGGACGCGTCGGCGCTGCCGGGCGAGCAGGACCTCGTCTACGGTGTCCACGTGCTCGAGCACGTGGCGGACCCCCACCGGGCGCTCGCGGTCTCCCACGACCTGCTGCGCCCGGGCGGGCGCGTGAGCTTCCTCACCCCGGCCGGTGACAGCACGGCACTCGAGCGCTACGGGGCGGCGTGGTGGATGCTCGAGGACCCCACGCACGTGCGGTTCTTCACGGCCGACTCGCTCGCGCGGGCGGCCGAGGCCGCGGGCTTCGTCGACATCGAGGTCCGTCGCCTCCTGCTCGACAGCCTCAGCGTCGACGCCGCGAGCGTGGCCCGGGCCCTGCGACCGGGCCCGCGACCCCACGGCGTGCTCGGTTCGAGGGCCGTGGTGGCCTCCGCGGTCGCGAGCCTGCCGCTCGTGCTCGCCCAGCGCCTCGTGCGGCCACGGACCCGGCCGACGCTGCAGCTGGTCGCCCGTCGGCAGGACGGATCCGGTGGCCATGGTGGCGTTCCGCCGATGGGTGACGTGCCGATGACCAGCCCGCCCGCCGCGCATCGCGGGATCCGACGCTCGGTGCGCCTCTTCTCCTCCTTCCTCGTCGAGCAGACGGACCCGCACCGCTTCTACTCGGAGCTGGCGGCGGACTCGATCGACCTCCTGCGGGAGCACACCGAGCTGCGCGGGCGGACGGTGCTGGACGTCGGAGCGGGCCCGAGCGAGTTCGCGCAGGCCTTCCGCCAGGAGGGGGCGCGGTACCTCCCCCTCGACCACGACGCGACGGTCGCCTCCGTGAGCGAGCAGGGCGTGGTCGGGGACGCCCGGCAGCTGCCGCTGGCCGACGGCTCGGTCGACGTCGTCTTCTCGAGCAACATGTGGGAGCACGTCCCGGACCCCGAGGCGGTGGCCGACGAGCTGCTGCGCGTGACCCGGCCCGGGGGGATCGTCTTCCTCTCCTACACCAACTGGCTCTCGCCCTGGGGCGGGCACGAGACCTCGCCCTGGCACTGGCTCGGGGGCCAGCGGGCCATCCGCCGCTACGAGCGCAGGCACGGGCACCCGCCGAAGAACCGGGTCGGTGAGACCCTCCACCGCGTCTCGGTGCGCCAGGGGCTGGAGTGGGCCCGGTCGGCGGACGCCGACGTCCTCGCGGCCCGTCCGCGCTACCTGCCCGACTGGTGCGCGCCGGTCCTGCGGCTGCCCGGCGTCCGGGAGGTCGTCACGTGGAACCTCCTGCTCATCCTCCGGCGGCGATGA